In Chiloscyllium plagiosum isolate BGI_BamShark_2017 chromosome 30, ASM401019v2, whole genome shotgun sequence, a genomic segment contains:
- the tmem203 gene encoding transmembrane protein 203: MLFSLRELVQWLGFATFEMLLHLVAFLVFSVLLAVKVDNFAKLDWWYVFIPLFTADGLSTYFTVIVSIRLFQDGEKRLAVMRLFWILTVLSLKFVFEMLLCQKLEGQSSQLWYGLIMSPIFILLQLLMIRACRVN, translated from the coding sequence ATGCTGTTCTCACTGCGGGAGCTGGTGCAGTGGCTGGGATTTGCCACATTTGAAATGCTGCTGCACCTAGTTGCCTTCCTGGTATTCTCCGTGCTGCTTGCTGTGAAGGTGGACAATTTTGCGAAGTTGGACTGGTGGTATGTTTTCATCCCACTCTTCACTGCTGATGGGCTCAGCACCTACTTTACCGTGATTGTTTCCATTCGCCTGTTCCAGGACGGGGAGAAGCGTTTGGCTGTCATGCGTCTTTTCTGGATTCTGACTGTCCTCAGCCTGAAGTTTGTCTTTGAGATGCTGTTGTGCCAGAAACTGGAGGGACAGAGCTCCCAGCTGTGGTATGGCCTCATCATGTCGCCCATCTTCATTCTACTCCAGCTGTTGATGATTCGAGCTTGTCGAGTCAACTGA